From the Ruania alkalisoli genome, one window contains:
- a CDS encoding Gfo/Idh/MocA family protein, which yields MRAAVVGCGLIGGIYIDVLRRAGHAVVAVVDIDHDRAAAVAGASPIYADVEEMLSREVVDAVGISTPPESHERIVDRCVQRGIPMLCEKPLALTLPVAESMVARCRQGGVPLAIGFKMRFEALFRRVRDVIESGEIGALRYLHVAHYQQPRPEVWAGRVGVTSETLCHAIDLSRWLMRAEPIAVEGVLTQDRTTGTDEVGRIRLTFDDSHDALIAGGWMPDFPDVGGTRDNVLLAVGERGYALATRPGTLVIESASRRVEDLTTDYRQPFADQWRAFWAVLEGSASPDLAREADALAVQAIIDDLKATPNSH from the coding sequence GTGAGGGCGGCCGTCGTCGGTTGCGGGCTCATCGGTGGCATCTACATCGACGTGCTGCGACGTGCCGGGCACGCCGTCGTCGCCGTGGTCGACATTGACCATGACCGAGCTGCTGCCGTCGCCGGAGCATCGCCGATCTACGCGGACGTCGAAGAGATGCTGTCGCGCGAGGTCGTCGATGCAGTGGGCATCAGTACCCCACCAGAGTCTCACGAGCGGATCGTCGACCGTTGCGTGCAGCGCGGGATCCCGATGCTGTGCGAGAAGCCGCTCGCGCTCACGCTGCCGGTAGCCGAGTCGATGGTCGCACGCTGTCGCCAAGGCGGTGTCCCGCTAGCGATCGGCTTCAAGATGCGATTCGAAGCACTGTTCCGGCGCGTGCGCGACGTCATCGAGAGCGGCGAAATCGGAGCGCTGCGCTACCTGCACGTCGCGCACTACCAGCAGCCCCGCCCGGAGGTGTGGGCCGGTAGGGTCGGCGTGACGAGCGAGACGCTCTGCCACGCCATCGACCTAAGCCGCTGGCTCATGCGAGCGGAGCCGATCGCTGTCGAGGGCGTGCTGACGCAGGACCGAACGACTGGAACCGACGAGGTCGGCCGGATCCGGCTGACGTTCGATGACTCCCATGACGCGCTGATCGCCGGCGGATGGATGCCGGACTTCCCCGACGTCGGCGGCACGCGCGACAACGTCCTGCTGGCGGTGGGCGAACGTGGATATGCGCTCGCAACGCGGCCAGGCACGCTGGTGATCGAGAGCGCCTCACGCCGCGTCGAGGATCTCACGACTGATTATCGGCAGCCGTTCGCGGACCAGTGGCGCGCCTTCTGGGCCGTGCTCGAGGGCAGCGCCTCCCCCGACCTGGCGCGTGAAGCTGACGCACTCGCCGTCCAGGCGATCATCGACGACCTCAAGGCGACACCCAACTCGCACTGA
- a CDS encoding sugar phosphate isomerase/epimerase family protein — MIRAAGHTMATPDATLEEALVLLAEIGFEGVEIICADDYPCGLPTRPTTAQLTSVRSAAEQLGLAVANVVPYVRPINARDERTRLGHVDEMRRCLDIAAAIGSLSVRVWAGVDPEPGHETEQQELLVDSLRRLAGHAADLDVRLNVENHMGSHAISGAITTEIVQEVGSPYVGILYDPANLLVLGDADYQEAFTLQAPYIGHVHFKDVDVLGGGKHMPRLVGEGEVPWAWILPALAASGYSGFVSTEFEKRWHPQELPPSREGLQHELAQLRWMLSAPDDRVGA, encoded by the coding sequence ATGATTCGTGCCGCCGGCCACACGATGGCCACGCCGGACGCCACGCTCGAGGAAGCGCTCGTGCTGCTCGCGGAGATCGGGTTCGAGGGTGTCGAGATCATCTGCGCAGATGACTACCCGTGCGGCCTCCCCACCAGACCGACGACGGCGCAGCTCACCTCCGTACGCTCGGCGGCTGAGCAGCTGGGGCTGGCCGTGGCGAACGTCGTGCCATACGTGCGGCCGATCAACGCGCGCGACGAGCGGACACGGCTGGGCCACGTGGACGAGATGCGCCGCTGCCTCGACATCGCCGCCGCGATCGGCTCGCTGTCAGTGCGCGTGTGGGCCGGCGTGGACCCTGAGCCTGGCCACGAGACCGAGCAGCAGGAACTGCTCGTCGACAGTCTTCGGCGGCTCGCCGGGCATGCTGCGGACCTCGACGTGCGGCTCAATGTCGAGAACCACATGGGCTCCCACGCGATCAGCGGTGCGATCACGACCGAGATCGTCCAGGAGGTCGGATCGCCGTACGTCGGCATCCTCTACGACCCGGCGAACCTGCTGGTGCTCGGTGACGCCGACTACCAGGAGGCGTTCACGTTGCAGGCGCCGTACATCGGCCACGTGCACTTCAAGGACGTCGACGTGCTGGGCGGCGGGAAACACATGCCTCGCTTGGTCGGCGAGGGCGAGGTCCCGTGGGCTTGGATCCTGCCGGCGCTGGCGGCCTCCGGGTACAGCGGGTTCGTATCGACCGAGTTCGAGAAGCGGTGGCACCCGCAAGAACTGCCGCCGTCGCGAGAGGGCCTTCAGCACGAACTGGCACAGCTACGCTGGATGCTGTCGGCCCCGGACGACCGGGTAGGTGCGTGA
- a CDS encoding carbohydrate ABC transporter permease, whose protein sequence is MPAIPQSRRASKVSSGVLTVVLCCLSTFPLLWMVSTAFKPFDEIYQFPPSLLPHAPTLGQFEKLLGVSADFGRMVVNSTIVSVATTVITMVLAAMAGYGLAKGRFGGRRLLLKSTLLAYVFPPIMLVVPLFGVLADLGYANTRSGLVVAYMIITFPFALWLLTSYFATLPNELIEAARIDGASNLRVFWSIAMPLTRPGLAAVAIFTFINTWNEFLFAFVIAGGGENRTVSVGLSTILRGAEGAEYGVLMAGSTLAMIPIIVLFVFAQKHIVAGLTGGAVKG, encoded by the coding sequence GTGCCCGCGATCCCACAGAGTCGTCGTGCCTCCAAGGTCAGCAGTGGCGTACTCACAGTGGTGTTGTGCTGCCTCTCGACCTTTCCGTTGCTGTGGATGGTGTCCACGGCGTTCAAGCCCTTCGACGAGATCTACCAGTTCCCTCCTTCGTTGCTCCCCCACGCACCGACGCTCGGGCAGTTCGAGAAGCTCCTCGGCGTGAGTGCCGACTTCGGGCGCATGGTGGTCAACAGCACCATCGTCTCGGTCGCCACCACTGTCATCACGATGGTGCTGGCAGCCATGGCCGGCTACGGGCTCGCGAAGGGGAGGTTCGGGGGGCGCCGCCTCCTGCTCAAAAGCACGCTACTCGCGTACGTGTTTCCACCGATCATGCTGGTGGTGCCGCTGTTCGGGGTGCTGGCGGATCTGGGTTATGCGAACACGCGCAGCGGGTTGGTTGTGGCCTACATGATCATCACGTTTCCCTTCGCGCTCTGGCTCCTGACGAGCTACTTCGCCACGCTCCCGAACGAGCTCATCGAAGCCGCGCGCATCGATGGTGCCAGCAACCTCCGGGTTTTCTGGTCGATTGCGATGCCGCTCACTCGGCCCGGCCTGGCGGCCGTGGCGATCTTCACTTTCATCAACACGTGGAACGAATTCCTGTTCGCCTTCGTCATCGCAGGTGGCGGTGAGAACCGCACTGTCTCCGTGGGGTTGTCCACGATCCTCCGCGGTGCCGAGGGCGCGGAGTACGGCGTCTTGATGGCCGGCTCCACGCTCGCCATGATCCCGATCATCGTGCTGTTCGTGTTTGCGCAGAAGCACATCGTCGCCGGGCTCACAGGCGGTGCCGTCAAGGGTTGA
- a CDS encoding carbohydrate ABC transporter permease: protein MDRHFAVLLVAPGMLWMLALLLYPVLLNFYYSFTNKSFQYPNTSFVGLDNYSAFLSDPAFWSSLGNSAIWTVTSVIGQLVIGFVAALTVEAIARGRALVRLLLIVPWMFSSIVLASTWRLMLDGLTGVANAVIIGVGVLEEPVAFFGDGGTALASVIVMNVWFGAPFMFLAFLAGMQTVPQDLYEAAVTDGAGYWRQVWHVTLPALRPIVGTLVILRTIWVLNNFDFIYLTTGGGPRDTTMTLPLYAFRAGWAQFEVGRMAAISVGMMLALLALVIVLFRLMPIDSDEDGS, encoded by the coding sequence GTGGATCGGCACTTCGCTGTGCTTCTCGTCGCGCCGGGCATGTTGTGGATGCTGGCACTGCTTTTGTACCCGGTGCTGCTCAACTTCTACTACAGCTTCACGAACAAGAGCTTTCAGTACCCGAACACGTCATTCGTCGGGCTCGACAACTACTCTGCCTTCCTGTCCGACCCTGCATTCTGGTCTTCGCTCGGGAACTCGGCGATCTGGACTGTCACCTCGGTGATTGGACAACTGGTCATCGGCTTCGTCGCGGCGTTGACGGTCGAGGCGATCGCACGCGGTCGGGCGCTGGTCAGGCTACTGCTCATCGTGCCGTGGATGTTCTCCTCGATCGTGCTTGCCTCCACGTGGCGGTTGATGTTGGACGGTCTGACTGGCGTGGCGAACGCCGTGATCATCGGTGTCGGGGTGCTCGAGGAGCCTGTGGCGTTCTTCGGCGACGGGGGCACGGCGCTGGCATCGGTGATCGTGATGAATGTCTGGTTTGGGGCACCGTTTATGTTCCTCGCGTTTCTCGCCGGCATGCAGACGGTCCCGCAAGACCTGTATGAGGCCGCCGTGACCGACGGCGCCGGCTACTGGCGTCAGGTCTGGCATGTCACGCTCCCGGCGCTTCGGCCGATCGTCGGGACCCTGGTGATCCTGCGCACGATCTGGGTGCTGAACAACTTCGACTTCATCTACCTCACGACCGGGGGAGGCCCGCGCGACACCACGATGACCCTGCCGTTGTATGCCTTCCGCGCTGGATGGGCCCAGTTCGAGGTCGGCCGGATGGCCGCGATCAGCGTCGGCATGATGCTCGCCTTGCTCGCGCTGGTGATCGTGCTGTTCCGCCTGATGCCGATCGACAGTGACGAGGACGGGAGCTGA
- a CDS encoding ABC transporter substrate-binding protein, whose amino-acid sequence MAGILSRRSVLGLGLTATGVAVAGCSQGSGGGTSTDSISGDVVFWHPYGQESRQVQLQEAFAVFEEENPGANVQAEHVPFGDFPTRWPSAQQGGTLPDLLINIPENILPMHMAGLVDTDAMGSLVEDLGGDDFFVPGFLDKNGRYEGAAFALPHYAHNRLMLYRRDRLEAAGLDVPVTLEDVEACAEAMNSDPEYFGWTMPLSQSDIGAGYLLWQVVRANGGGLVTADGEQLWVSEQVQEATDYLAGVARRFGPEAATTTTIGDMFNRFHDGSSSMVVDTAANIAVANSTEGLDPDLVAALDGTHMPSGSSGPGHQVGAVSMTIPAGANIAAANALAKVLYRPEIHLDFLLSIPMFHFPATTNIDTDAFYADPLVTRYKDTVVAQTLAGIEEGSVAGFEDGPNPYIGAILDAKISEILVQDVAFGGMAVDAAIEKAAAASDEIVTRISSQIG is encoded by the coding sequence ATGGCTGGCATCCTCTCGAGGCGCTCCGTCCTCGGACTCGGTTTAACCGCGACCGGTGTCGCGGTGGCCGGTTGCTCGCAAGGCTCCGGCGGCGGCACCTCGACCGACAGCATTTCCGGCGACGTAGTGTTCTGGCACCCGTACGGCCAGGAGTCGCGGCAGGTGCAACTGCAGGAGGCCTTCGCCGTCTTCGAAGAAGAGAATCCGGGTGCGAACGTCCAGGCCGAACACGTGCCGTTTGGTGACTTCCCCACGCGGTGGCCGTCCGCGCAGCAGGGCGGGACGTTGCCCGACTTGCTGATCAACATCCCCGAGAACATCCTTCCGATGCACATGGCGGGGCTCGTGGACACGGACGCGATGGGGAGCCTGGTCGAAGACCTCGGTGGCGACGACTTCTTCGTCCCCGGATTCCTGGACAAGAACGGTCGTTACGAGGGTGCAGCGTTCGCGCTGCCGCACTACGCCCACAACCGGTTGATGCTGTACCGCCGTGACCGGCTCGAGGCGGCCGGTCTCGATGTCCCGGTCACTCTCGAGGACGTCGAGGCATGCGCTGAGGCAATGAACAGCGACCCGGAGTATTTCGGGTGGACGATGCCGTTGTCTCAGAGCGACATCGGTGCTGGATACCTGCTCTGGCAGGTGGTGCGTGCGAATGGCGGCGGCCTGGTCACCGCGGACGGTGAGCAGCTCTGGGTCAGCGAGCAGGTCCAGGAGGCGACTGACTATCTCGCTGGCGTCGCGCGCAGGTTCGGCCCGGAAGCGGCGACGACCACGACGATCGGCGACATGTTCAACCGCTTTCATGACGGCAGCTCTTCGATGGTCGTCGACACAGCGGCCAACATCGCGGTCGCCAACAGCACCGAAGGGCTCGACCCGGACCTGGTGGCCGCCCTGGACGGGACACACATGCCCAGCGGGAGCAGCGGACCCGGTCACCAGGTCGGAGCCGTTTCGATGACGATCCCCGCCGGTGCCAACATCGCCGCCGCCAACGCGCTCGCGAAGGTGCTCTACCGGCCGGAGATCCACCTTGACTTCCTGCTCTCGATCCCGATGTTCCACTTCCCCGCGACCACGAACATCGACACTGATGCCTTCTACGCCGATCCTCTTGTGACCCGGTACAAGGACACCGTGGTCGCCCAGACACTGGCCGGCATCGAGGAGGGCTCCGTCGCGGGTTTCGAAGACGGTCCGAACCCCTACATCGGGGCGATCCTGGACGCGAAGATCTCCGAGATCCTCGTACAGGACGTCGCCTTCGGCGGCATGGCGGTGGATGCGGCGATCGAGAAGGCCGCGGCCGCTTCGGACGAGATTGTCACCCGCATCAGTTCCCAGATCGGGTGA
- a CDS encoding dihydrodipicolinate synthase family protein produces the protein MDRMILESSAREAATTARPGPGDEGWLRGIVPPVLTPFTSELRVDEAGLQRQIQRMLDAGVHGVFLLGTSGEGAYVTDDDRRRVIATAVEVVSGRVPLLVGAMAPSARQVAAMAATSAGRGVDALVCTTPFYGASHQGEVREHFRAIATSVDLPVVAYNIPGAAGVRMSPELVAELADARIITGYKDSGGDEYALRRTVAACAPLEHFPVLSGSEVMVDSALRLGAVGGVPGLANVSPRPYVELYDAASVGDLDRAQSIQDRLIELFGIARVADSSRMGNFSAGIGSFKAALVALGVIESRALLAPLVTLNDHEAEAVAAHLAHFDLEDIAS, from the coding sequence ATGGATCGCATGATACTCGAATCTTCGGCGAGAGAAGCCGCGACGACGGCTCGACCGGGACCGGGTGACGAGGGCTGGCTCCGTGGCATCGTCCCACCAGTCCTCACGCCATTTACATCAGAACTTCGCGTGGACGAGGCCGGGTTGCAGCGGCAGATACAGCGCATGCTGGACGCGGGTGTGCACGGGGTCTTCCTGCTGGGCACCTCCGGCGAAGGTGCGTATGTCACCGACGACGATCGTCGTCGCGTCATCGCCACTGCCGTTGAGGTGGTGTCGGGACGGGTGCCTCTCCTCGTCGGTGCGATGGCACCGTCGGCACGGCAGGTCGCGGCTATGGCTGCCACGTCCGCAGGTCGCGGAGTGGACGCGCTGGTGTGCACGACACCCTTCTATGGTGCCTCGCATCAGGGCGAGGTAAGGGAACACTTCCGGGCCATCGCAACCTCGGTCGACTTGCCTGTCGTCGCCTACAACATCCCGGGAGCAGCTGGCGTCCGGATGTCGCCGGAGCTCGTCGCCGAGCTCGCGGATGCTCGCATCATCACTGGCTACAAGGACTCCGGCGGCGACGAGTATGCCTTGCGCCGAACCGTTGCGGCGTGTGCACCGCTCGAACACTTTCCGGTGCTCAGTGGTTCCGAAGTCATGGTGGACAGTGCGCTCCGACTGGGTGCGGTCGGTGGGGTGCCAGGGCTAGCCAACGTCAGCCCCCGACCGTACGTTGAGCTGTACGACGCGGCATCCGTCGGGGATCTTGATCGTGCTCAGTCGATTCAGGATCGCCTGATCGAGCTCTTCGGGATCGCTCGTGTGGCGGACTCATCCCGGATGGGCAATTTCTCGGCGGGCATCGGCTCCTTCAAAGCCGCCCTGGTGGCGCTGGGGGTCATCGAGAGTCGGGCGCTGCTCGCGCCACTCGTCACACTGAACGACCATGAGGCTGAGGCTGTAGCTGCCCACCTCGCGCACTTCGATCTCGAAGACATCGCCTCTTGA
- a CDS encoding FadR/GntR family transcriptional regulator, with translation MSQNSNPPQLEWPRARVQDIQNALIELIIRDGLGEGTALPPEAELSEALGVGRNSLREAVKALQALGVLTIRHGSGTFVAEPNLSALTLLLSFRARHSMRTSGREAQQLVEVREALEIGLLPHAMHASGEADLAAVRSALSHMEAAPLGDQLRAADMAFHESLFAPLRNDLLSQVLRAFWVAYNDIADLVQETTVDRLETVAKHQAILDAVESGNEADAVVAMRDHFTEIRERIHALEV, from the coding sequence ATGTCTCAGAACAGTAACCCGCCTCAGCTGGAATGGCCAAGGGCACGGGTTCAAGACATACAGAACGCACTCATCGAGCTCATCATCCGCGACGGGCTCGGGGAGGGAACCGCGCTGCCGCCGGAGGCCGAGCTCTCGGAGGCCCTCGGCGTTGGCCGCAACTCGCTTCGTGAGGCGGTCAAGGCGCTGCAGGCGTTGGGCGTCCTGACGATCCGCCACGGCTCCGGGACGTTCGTGGCGGAGCCGAACCTGTCGGCACTGACGTTGCTGCTGAGCTTCCGGGCGAGACACTCGATGCGGACCTCGGGACGCGAGGCGCAGCAACTCGTGGAGGTCCGAGAAGCGCTGGAGATCGGCCTGCTGCCGCACGCGATGCACGCTTCAGGCGAGGCCGATCTCGCTGCCGTGCGGAGCGCGTTGTCACACATGGAGGCGGCACCGTTGGGTGACCAGCTGCGCGCCGCCGACATGGCTTTCCACGAGTCACTGTTCGCACCCCTTCGCAACGACCTGCTCAGCCAGGTCCTGCGGGCGTTCTGGGTGGCATACAACGACATCGCGGACCTCGTCCAAGAAACTACCGTCGATCGCCTCGAGACGGTGGCGAAGCACCAAGCGATCCTCGATGCGGTCGAGTCCGGGAATGAGGCCGACGCAGTTGTCGCCATGCGCGACCATTTCACGGAGATCCGCGAGCGCATCCACGCCCTGGAGGTATAG
- a CDS encoding ABC transporter ATP-binding protein, translating to MHDFPPDVAPYPTRTEATPSARGDHPDTRSPSRFLIWLLGKQAYAMVGMFVTGMLVFLPGAAGPYFVGRAVDEGIVAGSGSGLLTWSLILLGIIAAAASVGVLMHTYAVHGWLHALYRTTKLVTRKTTQMGHVLPQRMPTGEILSVSSSDADKYGALSEVVGRAAAALFAYFVVVGLVLSTSVPLGLLTLAAGPVLVFIATPLLRPLHRRQATERSRSSELTSLATDIVAGLRILRGIGGEGTFGRNYARQSQLVRQAGVAAGIWQGAVEAVGTLFSGLFLVTLTWFGTRLVARGELSVGELISFFGYAVFMVVPIYTFFELVQKWVQSLVSARKTVALLEQEPPWEEPHTTQRLPAGATIHDEATGFTAHPGELTVVVSAVPDDSAALADRLGRYLPSEAEPVPAELEDGVKGRRAKQTRAERLAARRAQAEKDRQRARRRWGVTVGGVDLSQARLSEVRERILVSDTASMVFGGTLQQAVDPHGRLSRAEAEQALVVASAEDVFDSLPGGWQGHLDERGRGLSGGQRQRLVLARAVAADPDVLVLVEPTSAVDAHTEARIAERLAAHRQGRTTVITSVSPLLLHHADRVVLLSDAHVAAEGTHAGLLATSSAYRRVVVRGMEDETGEAAGHAASEAPSEVAHGTGPLHLGSPGHPDTQTIIREGTQEVTDD from the coding sequence GTGCACGACTTCCCGCCCGATGTGGCGCCCTACCCGACCCGAACCGAGGCCACACCCTCGGCCCGTGGGGATCACCCCGACACCCGGAGCCCGTCCCGTTTCCTGATCTGGCTGCTGGGCAAGCAGGCCTACGCGATGGTGGGCATGTTCGTCACCGGCATGCTGGTGTTCCTGCCGGGCGCCGCGGGGCCCTACTTCGTCGGTCGCGCTGTCGATGAGGGCATCGTCGCGGGCTCGGGGAGCGGACTGCTCACCTGGTCCCTGATCCTGCTCGGAATCATCGCGGCCGCAGCTTCGGTCGGGGTACTGATGCACACCTACGCCGTTCATGGCTGGCTGCACGCGTTGTACCGGACCACGAAACTGGTCACGCGCAAGACCACCCAGATGGGGCACGTGCTGCCGCAGCGGATGCCCACCGGGGAGATCCTCTCGGTCTCCTCCTCCGACGCGGATAAGTACGGCGCGCTCAGCGAGGTCGTCGGCCGCGCCGCAGCGGCCCTGTTCGCCTACTTCGTGGTCGTCGGCCTGGTGCTCAGCACCTCCGTCCCGCTCGGCCTGCTCACGCTGGCAGCAGGTCCGGTGCTGGTGTTCATAGCCACCCCGCTGCTGCGGCCGCTGCACCGGCGGCAGGCCACCGAGCGCAGTCGCTCCTCGGAGCTGACCTCACTGGCCACGGACATCGTGGCCGGGCTGCGGATCCTGCGTGGCATCGGCGGCGAGGGCACCTTCGGGCGCAATTACGCCCGCCAGTCCCAGCTGGTGCGGCAGGCAGGTGTGGCAGCCGGGATCTGGCAGGGAGCTGTCGAGGCAGTGGGAACGCTGTTCTCCGGGCTGTTCCTGGTGACGCTGACCTGGTTCGGCACCCGGCTCGTCGCCCGCGGGGAGCTCAGCGTAGGCGAGCTGATCAGCTTCTTCGGCTACGCCGTGTTCATGGTGGTCCCGATCTACACCTTCTTCGAACTGGTGCAGAAGTGGGTCCAGTCGCTGGTCTCGGCCCGCAAGACCGTGGCGCTGCTGGAGCAGGAGCCACCCTGGGAGGAGCCACACACCACCCAGCGGCTCCCGGCCGGTGCCACCATTCACGATGAGGCCACCGGCTTCACGGCGCATCCCGGCGAGCTGACCGTGGTGGTCTCAGCCGTCCCGGATGACAGCGCCGCACTGGCAGACCGGCTCGGGCGGTACCTGCCCAGCGAGGCCGAACCCGTACCCGCCGAGCTCGAGGACGGCGTGAAGGGCAGGCGTGCCAAGCAGACACGCGCCGAGCGCCTCGCCGCACGCCGTGCACAGGCGGAGAAGGATCGCCAGCGAGCCCGACGGCGGTGGGGCGTCACGGTCGGCGGTGTGGACCTCTCCCAGGCTCGCCTGAGTGAGGTCCGCGAGCGCATCCTGGTCTCGGACACGGCCAGCATGGTCTTCGGCGGCACACTGCAGCAGGCGGTGGATCCGCACGGCCGGCTCAGCCGCGCAGAGGCCGAGCAGGCTCTGGTGGTCGCCTCGGCCGAGGACGTCTTCGACTCCTTGCCGGGTGGCTGGCAGGGGCACCTGGACGAACGAGGGCGAGGGCTCTCCGGTGGGCAACGGCAGCGGCTGGTGCTCGCGCGCGCGGTGGCCGCCGACCCGGACGTGCTGGTGCTGGTGGAGCCGACCTCCGCCGTCGATGCGCACACCGAGGCGAGGATCGCCGAGCGCTTGGCGGCTCACCGGCAGGGGCGGACCACCGTGATCACCTCGGTCTCGCCGCTGCTCCTGCACCACGCCGACCGCGTGGTGCTGCTGAGCGACGCCCACGTGGCTGCCGAGGGGACGCACGCCGGCCTGCTGGCCACCAGCTCCGCCTACCGGCGCGTGGTGGTGCGCGGTATGGAAGACGAGACGGGCGAGGCAGCCGGGCACGCGGCATCCGAGGCACCCTCGGAGGTGGCCCACGGGACGGGGCCGCTGCACCTGGGCAGTCCGGGGCACCCGGACACCCAGACCATCATCCGTGAGGGGACGCAGGAGGTCACAGATGACTGA
- a CDS encoding ABC transporter ATP-binding protein, with amino-acid sequence MTEGTAGPEPRPETAGAAEKLPGSAQTWRPAISEPVIPDELRPARTGPIRERLGAWRRRHLLREQRAKDTFERSRHPERGLPVASGPAVWTFLRSLLAGRRRILIGLLVLHALAAVAGLVVPQILRRLVDNAAAADTAAATLNSLALAVAGVVVAQALLTFAARAISAVFGQDLLAAAREYVVHTVLRLPLSRVEGASTGDLVTRVTRDVGTMSESVRWGLPQAVVALVTVLLTLGAMIYNSPLLSLPLLLSVPALAFAVTRYLKRAPAGYITEGKTYSDINSTLTETVEGARTVEAFGLGEKRRDLGDDDIEVSAQAERYTMSLRNLLFIVIDFAYSSPLVWTLLLGGVGYANGWVSLGQLTAAILYIQAVVEPLDRLIANVDRLQVGVASTTRLLGIAEVPADREPTDRQPDGVKLTGEDLRFAYREGHDVLHGVDVDLQPGERLAIVGPSGSGKSTLGRLLAGINGPRTGSVTVGGVELLDLRLDLLRTEVALVTQEHHVFVGTVRDNVVLAREDSDDATVIEALRATGAWEWVERLPEGLGTVVGSGKVRLTPAQAQQIALARLVVADPHTLVLDEATSLIDPRTARTLEGSMSSLMEGRAVVAIAHRLHTAHDADRIAVVIDGQIAELGSHDDLMAANGAYAALWRAWTS; translated from the coding sequence ATGACTGAGGGGACGGCGGGCCCTGAGCCGAGGCCAGAGACGGCCGGAGCGGCCGAAAAGCTGCCTGGCTCCGCGCAGACCTGGCGCCCGGCCATATCGGAACCGGTGATCCCGGATGAGCTGCGCCCTGCCCGGACGGGGCCGATACGGGAACGGCTCGGGGCCTGGCGCCGTCGTCACCTGCTGCGTGAGCAACGGGCGAAGGACACCTTCGAACGTTCCCGGCATCCCGAGCGCGGGCTTCCGGTTGCCTCCGGCCCGGCGGTGTGGACGTTCCTGCGATCCCTCTTGGCTGGGCGTCGCCGGATCCTCATCGGGCTGCTGGTGCTGCACGCCCTGGCCGCGGTGGCCGGGCTCGTGGTGCCGCAGATCCTGCGCCGCCTGGTCGATAACGCCGCTGCTGCTGACACCGCCGCGGCCACGCTGAACTCCCTTGCGCTGGCCGTCGCCGGAGTCGTGGTGGCGCAGGCGCTGCTGACGTTCGCCGCCCGGGCGATCTCCGCCGTCTTCGGTCAGGACCTGCTGGCCGCGGCGCGGGAGTACGTGGTGCACACGGTGCTGCGGCTGCCCCTGAGCAGGGTGGAAGGGGCCAGCACCGGGGACCTGGTCACGCGCGTGACGCGCGACGTGGGCACGATGAGCGAGAGCGTGCGCTGGGGGCTCCCCCAGGCAGTGGTGGCACTGGTGACGGTGCTGCTGACGCTGGGCGCGATGATCTACAACTCGCCACTACTCTCCCTGCCGCTGCTGCTGTCGGTACCGGCGCTGGCATTCGCCGTCACCCGGTACCTCAAGCGCGCGCCCGCCGGCTACATCACCGAGGGCAAGACCTACTCCGACATCAACTCCACGCTCACCGAAACGGTGGAGGGAGCCCGCACGGTGGAGGCGTTCGGGCTCGGCGAGAAGCGCCGCGATCTCGGAGACGACGACATCGAGGTGTCGGCCCAGGCGGAGCGGTACACGATGAGCCTGCGGAACCTGCTGTTCATCGTGATCGACTTCGCCTACAGCTCACCGTTAGTGTGGACGCTGCTGCTGGGAGGCGTGGGATACGCGAACGGCTGGGTGTCACTCGGCCAGCTGACCGCGGCGATCCTGTACATCCAGGCGGTAGTCGAGCCACTGGACCGGTTGATCGCGAACGTGGACCGGCTGCAGGTGGGCGTGGCCTCCACCACCCGGCTTCTGGGGATCGCGGAAGTGCCGGCCGACCGGGAGCCCACCGATCGGCAGCCGGACGGAGTGAAGCTGACGGGTGAGGACCTGCGCTTCGCCTACCGCGAAGGTCACGACGTGCTGCACGGAGTGGACGTGGACCTCCAGCCCGGGGAGCGGCTGGCGATCGTGGGACCCAGTGGATCAGGCAAGTCGACCCTGGGGCGCCTGCTCGCCGGGATCAACGGACCCCGGACGGGATCGGTCACCGTGGGCGGGGTGGAACTGCTGGACCTGCGCTTGGATCTGCTCCGTACCGAGGTGGCCCTGGTGACTCAGGAGCACCACGTCTTCGTCGGCACGGTCCGCGACAACGTGGTCCTCGCTCGGGAGGACTCCGACGATGCGACCGTGATCGAGGCGCTCCGGGCCACCGGTGCGTGGGAGTGGGTGGAACGCCTGCCGGAGGGGCTGGGCACCGTCGTCGGCTCGGGCAAGGTCCGCCTGACGCCGGCCCAGGCGCAGCAGATCGCCCTGGCCCGGCTGGTGGTGGCCGATCCACACACGTTGGTGCTCGACGAGGCGACCAGCCTGATCGATCCGCGCACGGCCCGCACTCTCGAGGGGTCGATGTCCTCGCTGATGGAGGGGCGAGCCGTCGTGGCGATCGCACACCGCCTGCACACCGCGCACGATGCGGACCGGATCGCCGTGGTGATCGACGGCCAGATCGCCGAGCTCGGTAGTCACGATGACCTGATGGCCGCCAACGGCGCCTACGCAGCGCTGTGGCGAGCCTGGACGTCCTGA